In one Leishmania infantum JPCM5 genome chromosome 7 genomic region, the following are encoded:
- a CDS encoding putative proteasome regulatory non-ATP-ase subunit — MVEACFLCLDSTEYMRNGDQYPTRMMAEQDAACLLANAKLQANAENTLGFLTTGGNACTVYETLTNNVDAIMTSIGSIPVNGKRCNFSSGLQIASLALSHRTNSRAEKRIVAFVGSPIGETAAELEALAKKLRKDDVAVDVVAFGVESNVELLQAFVKKVSKKENSRFLAVAARENLTDKLMSNAILLGEDLPEGAEGGGANMSGFGVDPNMDPELAMALRLSMEDEMQRQAAAAAAAASSAAPESAPASGSAATPAAPAAPAAAPVVDEDELSYENMSEEEMMRRAIALSLQDSAQGASDTTSPPSAPQPATTSETCRNEEENEDDFAKGVEDALEKEDEENSS; from the coding sequence ATGGTTGAGGCGTGCTTCCTGTGCTTGGACTCCACGGAGTACATGCGCAATGGGGATCAGTACCCCACTCGCATgatggcggagcaggacGCGGCCTGCCTGCTGGCGAACGCGAAGCTGCAAGCGAACGCTGAAAACACGCTTGGCTTCCTCACGACAGGCGGAAATGCGTGTACGGTGTACGAAACCCTCACAAACAATGTGGACGCTATCATGACCTCGATCGGCAGCATCCCCGTCAACGGAAAGCGCTGCAACTTCAGCTCTGGTCTGCAAATCGCGTCGTTGGCTCTCAGTCACCGCACCAACTCCCGCGCTGAAAAGCGCATTGTCGCCTTCGTTGGAAGCCCGATCGGGgagacggcagcggagctggaggcgctggcgaaaAAGCTGCGCAAAGACGACGTGGCGGTCGACGTGGTGGCGTTCGGCGTGGAGTCGaacgtggagctgctgcaggcctTTGTGAAGAAGGTATCCAAAAAGGAGAACTCGCGTTTcctggcggtggccgcgcgcGAGAACCTGACAGACAAACTGATGAGCAACGCCATTCTCCTTGGCGAGGACCTTCCCGAGGGGGCcgagggcggtggcgccaaCATGAGCGGCTTTGGCGTGGACCCCAACATGGATCCGGAGCTAGCCAtggctctccgcctctccatGGAGGACGAGATGCAGCGCcaggcggctgcggccgctgctgcggcctcATCTGCAGCCCCCGAAAGCGCACCGGCTtctggcagcgctgccactcctgctgctccggcagccccagcagcggcgccggtggtggaCGAGGATGAGCTGAGCTACGAGAACAtgtcggaggaggagatgatgCGCCGGGCCATCGCGCTCTCACTGCAGGATTCCGCGCAGGGCGCTTCAGACACGACGTCcccgccatcggcgccgcagcctGCCACTACCTCGGAAACGTGCAGGAAtgaggaggagaacgaggACGACTTTGCGAAAGGCGTCGAGGACGCCTTGGAgaaggaggatgaggagaaCAGCTCGTGA